The DNA window TGGACATCGCGGACGCCGAGCACAAGATCCGCGAAGAGGTTGGCGAGCGGACGGCCCGCACATCGCTGATCGGCCCGGGCGGCGAGAACCTCGTGCGGTTCGCCTGCGTCGTCAACGACATCTCGCACTTTGCGGGGCGGACGGGCGTCGGCGCGGTGATGGGCTCGAAGAACCTGAAGGGCCTCGCGATCAAGGCGAAGGGCGCCCTGCCGGTCAACGACAAGAAGCCCAGCCTCGACCTCAGCAAGTGGATGACCGAGAACCTGGATCTGACGTGGCACTTCCACGACGTTGGGACGGCTGGCGGTCTGCGCGCGCTGAGCCTCGCCGGCGGCCTGCCGACCTTCAACTTCCAGGAAGGCGCCTTCGAGGGCAACGAGAAGATCACCGGCACCACCATGCGCGACACGATCCTGATCAAGCGGGACACGTGCTACGCCTGCGCGGTGCGCTGCAAGCGGGTGGTCGAAGTTGAGGACAAGGAGCGCGGCATCTACGTCAACCCGATCTACGGCGGGCCGGAGTACGAGAGCCTCTCGGCGCTCGGGAACAACTGCGGCATCGACGACCTGATCGCGCTGGCGAAGGCGAACGAGCGGACTGCCGCCCTCGGCCTGGACAGCATCTCGACGGGCATGGTCATCGCCTGGGCAATGGAGGCCTTTGAGCGGGGGCTGATCACCAGAGAAGACTTTGGCATCGAGCTGAACTTCGGGGACACCCAGGGGATGCTCGACATGGTCGAGGCGATTGGCAAGCGCTCCAACCCGCTGGGCGACCTGCTGGCCGAGGGATCGTACCGCGCGGCCCAGAAGGTCGGCAGGGGCAGCGAGGAGTTCGTCAACCACGTCAAGAAGCAGGAGTTCCCCCTGCACGAGCCGCGCATCAAGCACGCGCTCGGCATGGGCTACATGGTCTCGCCGACGGGCGCCGACCACATGCACAACATGCACGACGTGGCGGCAGTCAGCGAGGGGCCGTTCCTGAACCGCATGCGCGAGTATGACCCAAGCTTCACGACGGTCCAGGCGCACGGCTTCGACGAGAACAAGCTGAAGCTCCACTGGGCCTTCACGACCTGGCGGCACTTCTGCGACTCGGTGGGTCTGTGCCACTTCCTGCCGTACTCGCCGTCGCAGATGGTCAGCGTCGTCAACGGCATGACCGGCTGGGATGTGGACATCGACGAGCTGTTCGAGGTCGGGCGGCGCACGGCGACCATCGCGCGGATCTACAACCTGCGCGAGGGGCTGGACTCCACGACGGACACGCTGCCGAAGCGGTTCTTCCAGGAGTTCCGCAACAACAACTCGGCTACCGGCAAGCCGCTGGACGAGGCCGCGACGTATGCCGCCCTCAAGTGGCACTACCAGCGCAACGGCTGGGACGAGAACGGCGTCCCGACGCCGGAGACGCTGAAGGAGCTTGGATTGGAGGAGTACGCGGGGGCGCTGGCCGCCAGGGCGTAACGCTCATTCCGCAGCCGATCAGGGAGGCCCCGCACGACCAGTCGTGCGGGGCCTCTGCATGGATGGGGAAGCTGGAGATTCAAGCGACGCCGGTGGCCGCCAGCAGCCAGTCTGGGAGTTGCTCGGGCCATCCACCGGTCCTGACGACATACAGAAAGTGGAGCTCATCTTCGCGGAAGCTCTACCCGGCTGGCGGCCTGGGCGCTCCATCAAGCCGACGAAGATCGTCCGGGTCTCGGTCGTAAAGCACGAGATAGCGCGGGCCGGCTGGCGTATCGATGACGCCCTGTACCGTTCCCGATTGTCCCGTTGCCTTGACGCGGACTCGTGCATCATGTCCGATGGCATCGCCACGCACTCGGTAGATGCGGGCTGACCGGTAGAGGCGATTGCCGACGCTCAGCAGCTCGAAGCGAATGTCGTGCAACCCATCATCGGTGCCGACTCTCCGTTTCAGATCACGGACGATGTGCTGATTCGGGCCTGCCACGTAGAAGTCGCTGAGATCCAGCTCCGAAATGCTCAATGCAGGGAGCAGCTCTAGGATTGC is part of the Chloroflexota bacterium genome and encodes:
- a CDS encoding aldehyde ferredoxin oxidoreductase family protein → MAHGFTGKILHVDLTEGRHWVEEPDDAFYRKMMGGRALVSHYLLTLVPPGADPLGPENIFVMAPGIVTGSTFSGQGRNGVGAKSPLTGGLGSAEAGGYAGSELKRSGYDAVVVRGKAARPVYIWINAGKVEIRDAANVWGLDIADAEHKIREEVGERTARTSLIGPGGENLVRFACVVNDISHFAGRTGVGAVMGSKNLKGLAIKAKGALPVNDKKPSLDLSKWMTENLDLTWHFHDVGTAGGLRALSLAGGLPTFNFQEGAFEGNEKITGTTMRDTILIKRDTCYACAVRCKRVVEVEDKERGIYVNPIYGGPEYESLSALGNNCGIDDLIALAKANERTAALGLDSISTGMVIAWAMEAFERGLITREDFGIELNFGDTQGMLDMVEAIGKRSNPLGDLLAEGSYRAAQKVGRGSEEFVNHVKKQEFPLHEPRIKHALGMGYMVSPTGADHMHNMHDVAAVSEGPFLNRMREYDPSFTTVQAHGFDENKLKLHWAFTTWRHFCDSVGLCHFLPYSPSQMVSVVNGMTGWDVDIDELFEVGRRTATIARIYNLREGLDSTTDTLPKRFFQEFRNNNSATGKPLDEAATYAALKWHYQRNGWDENGVPTPETLKELGLEEYAGALAARA